The Synechococcus sp. HK05 DNA segment CTGCACCTGGCGGAGATGGGGCTCCCGGCGGCCACCGAGCTGCTGGATCCGGTGGTGCCTCAATACATCGCCGATCTGATCAGCTGGACCGCCATCGGCGCGCGCACCACCGAAAGCCAGACCCACCGCGAAATGGCTTCAGGCCTCTCGATGCCGATCGGCTTCAAGAACGGCACCGATGGCAGCGCCAGCACCGCCATCAATGCGATGGAGGCGGCTGCACGGCCCCACCATTTCCTGGGCATCAATCAAGACGGCAGCGCCGCGATCGTGACCACCACCGGTAACCCTGATGGTCACCTCGTGCTGCGGGGCGGCAAGCAGGGCACCAACTTCCACGCCGAGGCGATCGAAGCGGCGGCGGCCGCTCTGGAGAAGGACGGTCTGCCGGCGCGGGTGATGGTGGATTGCAGCCACGGCAACTCCAACAAGGACTACCGCCGTCAGGGCGAGGTGGCCGCGGCGGTGGCGGATCAGCTGCGCCAGGGATCGCGCCACGTGATGGGCGTGATGATCGAAAGCCATCTGGTGGCTGGCAATCAGAAGATCCCAGCGGATCTCTCGCAGCTCACCTACGGCCAGAGCATCACCGATGCCTGCATTGATCTCGACTCCACCCGCGAGGTGTTAGCGGAGTTGGCCGGGGCGGTGGCCCATGCTCAAGGCAAGGCTGTGGCTGCGGTTTGAGTGGGTGAAGCAGTGAATTAGCACTCACGTCTTACGAGTGCTAATTCACTGCGAGGTTGCAAACTGTTTGGCCTGAACAGCGCTCTGGTTGGTGCTGCGTAGTGTTTGGGGAGACGCAATCAGGAGGTCTGCCGATGACCTATCTCCTGCAGTTTTGTGGTGTGTCTGATCCCTTGCAGCTCTTTTATCTCGAGCAGAGCAGTGTGAGCCAGGGGCCGGCCTTTGCTGGCTTTCGGCCGTTCCAGTTGGATGCGCTGCTCGATTGGGCGCTCGACACGGCCCAGGGGCGCGGCTGGGAGCGGGATCGCATCCACAGCACCGTGGTGGATGTGTGGTTGGAGCGCGCTGAAGCGATCCGCCAGTGGCAGCTGCGCTTGGTGGCGGAGCCGGATGATCGGCGCCTGGTGGCTGGTCTGGGCACCCAGCACGACTGGGAGCGGCGTTGCGAGGCGATGCTGTTGGCCTGAAGGCTTAGTGGGCCCAGTGCTGCCAGAGCAGGCCAGCGCTGAGGGGAACGCTGAGGTTGTCGACGCCAAAGCCGCTGAGCTGTTCCAGGGCTGTGGCCACCAGGGCCACCCAGATCAGGTTGGGCAGGGCCGGGGCGGCCAGCCCCTGGCCGTGGGCCATCGCCTTCAACAGCACCAGCACCACGAGGGCGCCGCTGGCCATCGCCACGGTGCCTGCCAGGGATTTCCCCTGGCCGAGCACGCGCCAGCGGGGTGAGCGCAGCTGCGGCCCGATCAGGCCCGCCAGGCCATCACCGATTGCCATCACCAGAACCCCTGCCGCCACCGCCAATGGTTGAGCCGGCCAGAAGAGCGCTAGCAGGATCGCGATCGAAGCGCCGTAGGCGATCGTGCCGTAGCTGTGGCGCCCCACATCTTCCACAGCGGGCAACAGCCTGAAGCGATGGTTGAGCGCTGTGGCCAGGGTGACGGCGATGGCGGCAGGCAGGGCCACCCCGCGGGCAATGCCGAGGGCCCACGCCAGCAAGACCACCGGCCCCGTGCCGATGTGCACCACTTTCCGGCTCCATTCCCGTTGCTCGGGGAAGCGTTGGCGAATGGCGAGAGCGATGCCCACCACAACGGCGAGCCAAAGAAGCACAACGGCGATGCCGGTGAGCTGTTGAAGGAGAACCGGGGTCAACGGTGCGGGCTTAAGCAGCCTGCTGATAATTGGTCATCATGCGCAGCTTGAGGATGGCCTTGGCCTCCAGCTGGCGTACCCGCTCGCGTGACACGTTGATTTGACGGCCGATCTCGGCCAGTGTGAGCGGCTCATTGCCCTCGAGGCCGAAGCGCAGTTCGATGATCTTGCGCTCCCGCTCGTTGAGCTGGGAGAGCCAGGTGCCGAGGTGCTCTTTCTGAAGGTTGCGGTCCATGGAATCCATGGACTCATTGCTGTTGGGATCGGCGATCAGTTCGCCGAGGGTGCTGCGGTCGTCATCGCCGCGGGCATGGGCATCGAGGGAGGCGCAGGGGGCGCTCTGGGAGATCAGATCCTCCAGTTCTTCAGGCTGCATGCCCATGGCGTGGGCCAGCTCGAGCCGATTCGGTTGCCGGCCGAAGCGGTGGGAAAGCTCCCGGGTGATCCGGCGCATTTTCGAGAGCTTTTCGCTCACGTGGATCGGCAGGCGGATGGTGCGGGCGCTGTTGTCGATGGCCCGCGTCATGCCCTGACGGATCCACCAATAGGCATAGGTGGAGAACTTGTAGCCCATGGCGGGATCAAATTTGTCGACCGCCCGCTCCAGGCCGATGGCGCCTTCTTGCACCAGATCCAGCAGTTCGAGGCCCTGGTTTTGATATTTCTTCGCCACGCTCACCACCAGGCGCAGGTTGGCCGCCATCATTCGATCGCGGGCCCGGCAGCCCATGCGGATCTGGTGCTTCTGCCGGGCCGTGAGTTGATCGCTGGGCAGCTCCTGGAGCTGCTTCATCAGTTGCACGTGATGCGCCAGTTCGATCTCTTCAGCGGCGGTGAGCAGCGGCACGCGGCCGATGTTGCTCAGGTACCAGCCGATCGAATCAGCACTGAGGCGACCCCCCTGGCGTGATGCGCCATTTCGACTCGCCGTTCTGTTGTTCGACGGCCCGGAAGCAGTGCTGTTGGTGGCATCCATGGCATTGAGTCGGCGTGGAAACGGCCTTTGGAGCGGAGAGACAAGCCCGAAGCCCCGGCCTCACATTGATTTGGCCGGAATGTAGCACTTTTACTAACTCGAGACTGCAGCGAATCGGAAGACTTACCGCAGCATTTTCATTGGATTTTCTTCTTGTTCGTATCGGTGATCACAGCTAGCCGTCGCTGCTGCACAAGTTGCGGTGCCAGCCCTCAATCAAATCGGCTTGAACCGCCACGTTCTCCTCGTCGGGGATGCGTCGCACGAAGCTGCCATCCGCCTGCATGTCCCAGGCGGTGCAGTTGTCGGCGAGATAGGCATCGATCAGGCGCAGCAGCTTCTGGTTGAGGTCGGGATCTTCGATCGGCACCACCGCTTCCACGCGGCGATCCAGGTTGCGGCCCATCCAGTCGGCACTGCCGATGAACATCTCCTGGTCGCCGCCATTGGCGAACCAGAAGAGACGTGAGTGCTCCAGAAAGCGACCGATCACGCTCGACACACGGATGTTGTCGCTCACCCCCTCCACGCCTGGGCGCAGGCTGCACATGCCCCGCACCACCAGATCGATTTGCACGCCCGCTTGGGCTGCTGCGTACAACCTGGCGATGATCGCAGGATCCACTAGGGCATTCATCTTGGCCTTGATGGCGGCGGGCCTGCCGGCGCGGGCATGCTCCGTTTCTCGCTCGATCAGCTCCTGCATGCGTCGCCGCAGCGTGACTGGTGCCACCAGCAGGCGGCGGAATTCCTGCTGTTTGGAGAAGCCGGTGAGGTAGTTGAACAGTTCTGCCAGGTCTTGCCCCAGCTCCGGCCGCGCCGAGAGCAGCCCGAGATCGGTGTAGAGGGTGGAGGTGCGGGAGTTGTAGTTGCCGGTAGCGATGTGGCAGTAGCTGCGCAGCTTCTCCTTTTCCTTGCGCACCACCAGGGTGATCTTGGTGTGGGTTTTGAGGCCGATCACCCCGTACACCACGTGCACACCAGAGCGCTCCAGCTGCCGGGCCCACTGGATGTTGTTGTCTTCGTCGAAGCGGGCCTTGAGTTCCACCAGGGCCATCACCTGTTTGCCGTTTTCGGCGGCGCGGATCAGGGCCGCGATGATCGGGGAGTCTTTCGACACCCGGTAGAGCGTCATCTTGATGGCCAGCACCGAGGGATCGTCGGCGGCCTGGTTGATGAACTCCTCCACGGAGGTGGAGAAGAGATCAAAGGGGTGATGCAGCAGCACGTCACCGCGGCGCAGCACGGAGAAGATGCTCTCGAATTCTTCGGCCTTGATCGAGCCGTCTTCCAACAGGCTCTTCTGGGCGCGGGCCAGCACCGCGGGGGTGCGGCCGCGGTGGGGCTTGTCTTTGAGCTTGGGCAGCGGCACCGCCATCAGGCTCATCAGGTCGTCGAGACCCAGCGGTCCATTGATCCGGTAGAGGTCCGCCGGTTCCACGCCGGTGCCTTCCAGCAGCAGATCCACCACGTCTTGGGGCATTTCGTCGGCCACCTCCAGGCGCACCACTTCCCCGCCCATGCGCCGCTTGCGCAGACCCTGCTGCAGGGCCTCCATCAGATCGTCGGCTTCGAGATCACGCAGTTCCAGGTCGGCGTCGCGGGTGACGCGGAAGAAGTAGTGGCCTTCCACGGTCATCCCCGGGAAGAGCAGCTGCAGGTTGAAGGCCACGACCTGCTCCAGCGGAACCGCCGTGTAGATCGGTGTGGGTTCGTGGCTGCTCAGCTCCACCGGCAATTGCACGAAGCGCGGCAGGTTTTTCTGCGGCACCTTCACCCGGGCGAACTGTTGCTGGCCCGATTCGGGATCACGAATCAGGGCCGCAATGTTGAGGCTCAGGTTGCTGATGAACGGGAAGGGATGGGCTGGGTCCACCGCCAGGGGGGTGAGCACCGGGAAGATGGCGTTCTGGAAGTAGGTGTTGATCCACTCCTGTTGCTTCTTGTTGAGCTTGGCGTAGTCGATCAGGTGCACGCCGGCTTCGGCCAGCTGGTGCTTGAGGTAGTGGCGGTAATGGGCCTGCTGCTGGCTGAGCAGCGGTGCCAGGGCTTCGCGCACCTTCACCAGCTGCTGGCTGGGGGTGAGGCCGTCATCGCTGAGGGTTTGAACGCCGGCTTCGATCTGTGACTTCAATGAAGCCACTCGCACCATGAAAAATTCGTCGAGGTTGTTGCTGAAAATGGCGCTGAATTTCGCCTGCTCCAGCAGTGGTGTGTGTTCGCTCAGTGCCTGCGACAACACCCGCTGGTTGAAGG contains these protein-coding regions:
- a CDS encoding 3-deoxy-7-phosphoheptulonate synthase — translated: MISTSDLHVVETRPLVAPALLHRELPLGDGAAATVREARERIKAILRGDDQRLLVIVGPCSVHDVGAAKDYAAAIAEEHKRHRDQLEVVMRVYFEKPRTTVGWKGLINDPHLDGSYDINTGLKLARGLLLHLAEMGLPAATELLDPVVPQYIADLISWTAIGARTTESQTHREMASGLSMPIGFKNGTDGSASTAINAMEAAARPHHFLGINQDGSAAIVTTTGNPDGHLVLRGGKQGTNFHAEAIEAAAAALEKDGLPARVMVDCSHGNSNKDYRRQGEVAAAVADQLRQGSRHVMGVMIESHLVAGNQKIPADLSQLTYGQSITDACIDLDSTREVLAELAGAVAHAQGKAVAAV
- a CDS encoding diacylglycerol/polyprenol kinase family protein is translated as MTPVLLQQLTGIAVVLLWLAVVVGIALAIRQRFPEQREWSRKVVHIGTGPVVLLAWALGIARGVALPAAIAVTLATALNHRFRLLPAVEDVGRHSYGTIAYGASIAILLALFWPAQPLAVAAGVLVMAIGDGLAGLIGPQLRSPRWRVLGQGKSLAGTVAMASGALVVLVLLKAMAHGQGLAAPALPNLIWVALVATALEQLSGFGVDNLSVPLSAGLLWQHWAH
- a CDS encoding RpoD/SigA family RNA polymerase sigma factor codes for the protein MDATNSTASGPSNNRTASRNGASRQGGRLSADSIGWYLSNIGRVPLLTAAEEIELAHHVQLMKQLQELPSDQLTARQKHQIRMGCRARDRMMAANLRLVVSVAKKYQNQGLELLDLVQEGAIGLERAVDKFDPAMGYKFSTYAYWWIRQGMTRAIDNSARTIRLPIHVSEKLSKMRRITRELSHRFGRQPNRLELAHAMGMQPEELEDLISQSAPCASLDAHARGDDDRSTLGELIADPNSNESMDSMDRNLQKEHLGTWLSQLNERERKIIELRFGLEGNEPLTLAEIGRQINVSRERVRQLEAKAILKLRMMTNYQQAA
- the ppk1 gene encoding polyphosphate kinase 1, with the protein product MAEPVVAPELYINRELSWVAFNQRVLSQALSEHTPLLEQAKFSAIFSNNLDEFFMVRVASLKSQIEAGVQTLSDDGLTPSQQLVKVREALAPLLSQQQAHYRHYLKHQLAEAGVHLIDYAKLNKKQQEWINTYFQNAIFPVLTPLAVDPAHPFPFISNLSLNIAALIRDPESGQQQFARVKVPQKNLPRFVQLPVELSSHEPTPIYTAVPLEQVVAFNLQLLFPGMTVEGHYFFRVTRDADLELRDLEADDLMEALQQGLRKRRMGGEVVRLEVADEMPQDVVDLLLEGTGVEPADLYRINGPLGLDDLMSLMAVPLPKLKDKPHRGRTPAVLARAQKSLLEDGSIKAEEFESIFSVLRRGDVLLHHPFDLFSTSVEEFINQAADDPSVLAIKMTLYRVSKDSPIIAALIRAAENGKQVMALVELKARFDEDNNIQWARQLERSGVHVVYGVIGLKTHTKITLVVRKEKEKLRSYCHIATGNYNSRTSTLYTDLGLLSARPELGQDLAELFNYLTGFSKQQEFRRLLVAPVTLRRRMQELIERETEHARAGRPAAIKAKMNALVDPAIIARLYAAAQAGVQIDLVVRGMCSLRPGVEGVSDNIRVSSVIGRFLEHSRLFWFANGGDQEMFIGSADWMGRNLDRRVEAVVPIEDPDLNQKLLRLIDAYLADNCTAWDMQADGSFVRRIPDEENVAVQADLIEGWHRNLCSSDG